Genomic window (Mya arenaria isolate MELC-2E11 chromosome 16, ASM2691426v1):
CAGACACAAATTTCTCACAGGAACACGAGCAAGATGAAGCATGTAGGCCACATCAGTCAAGAGATGACATTAGTTCCATAATCACGTTCGTAAAAACcgtaaaaaaatacattcactCCCTCTTAAATTCCGGAAACGGAGAAATGTTGGTCGTAAACGCGAGCTGAATCAGTATATGAGGAGCTTTTACCAGGCATGCATCACTGTTATATTTCACTCGCGGATTCATCTCATAAAATAGTCCAAGTTCAATATCggagaaataaaatgaaataaaataagctcaAAATAAACCATTTCGACCTAAATCATGTTAAAATGTCTTTTCGGGATTACCCTAAAACCCCTGCCAATATTTTCAACCAttttaattttagttatgaaCAGAAGTATCTATGGAATTGAGAATATTCCAGACGGCATTTATTGTGAATACGTTTTGTAAATAGTATAAATAGTATTGGGTACCCCTTAAACAACTTGCGATTTCACTTAATCATATAATCATGGGAAATACAGGTACAAAACTAAATCGCCAGATATTTAATGATGGTCATGGTCAAGCACAATGTCAAGGCGTAATACACACTGCAATgaagtatgtagacacatatttGCCCACTCCCGACCCGCAGTAATTGCACATAAGCAAATATCTCATCAGTTGGTCAAATATATTAGCAAGTGGCAAAGCATCGTCGGATACACCGTCACACTACTACGCTATGCTTCATTTTGTACCGTGGGTAAGTTAGCTAAGAAAATCTCgcaatcatgtttaattaatcAAGCAGTTGTATTGGTTACGCAATGTACCAGATTCTTTCCTTTTGATTTATAGTTTGCGATTGCTGGATTGAACCGGTTCCGCCTtccaataacaatattttttgtcagcagtcaagACCCCAACGCCATCGAGGCTAATGCCACTTCAgggttattgaaaaaaaaaatgaaaaatcattgGAAGTAGAGTTGTCTCCCCTgtttcatgcatattcatttgaGATTTTGTCAATCAAATGTCCAACGGTGTTTATGAAGTATAACGGAATTttgtaccgtggttgccgacgattgTGTCAATCATGCCATTACCACGTTcgtaaaaaatacatgtataccctCATCATGTCCACGACCGATAGATTTTCTGCAATAAATGTGAACTATGAAATAGTACATTATAGCAGCGTAAGCATGATGCTTGGAACTTTTGTCACATAAGATATTACATTAAAAGCAAACGGAATAAGTCCTAAATTTCTCGTACcgaaatatcttatttttatcatttgttatatcaaaataagatAATGATCCGCATTAACAGATTCATAAGAATACGTGATCAAAATGGCCACCAGAATGTCTCCTGCCAAATTCGGAACGTTGGAAAAGTCAAAATCTCAAACGTTTCCCTTTACGCGCATTTCCGAGGATACTGGATAATAAACCGGTATTTGTTGCGCTTGCATGAGCTATTGAAATATTATGGCTTTCAAAGCGAGCATTTTCTGTCTAAAAGCTGGCCTTATCCTTGAAATTATTCCATTTATATTCCGTTTTTTAATATCTCTGTTCGTCGCATTTAATAACTGGAATTCCTCCATTTTAGAAATTTTGTTGACAGCCAATTTATGTATTGCCCAAACCTAATAGTTCTTGCAATTGATTCCTTGTTACAAGAATAAAGGCATGGAAattgcaattttaaaacaaatcgaaacaacaaacaaaaataaactagAGATTGCCTTTTTTTTAAAGCGCTTGACTCCTCCATTGTGTGGCCGTATGATAGTAATAATCAATGAtgtacatgaaatttgtacttttggactgaACACGAACGAAGTTTAACATATGGTTCATTTACTGCTCATGACCAACCaatataccaagtatgaagttcctgggtccctGTATTAAGTTTCTTGGTACAAACGTTCTTTAGTTATTCAACGAGaaacacttttgttttgtttttacagcTCAAGGCCATTTGACCTACTGACGCCGatatcaataagggtcatcaactagtcattACCAAATGGCATAacaagttttatgttttttgcgctttttaaatggaaaatacgTGGCTACGTTTCgattaattaaagaaaaaaacattttaaaggctATTTTTTACTATATGGACCTAAATGATATGctattatttgttgttattatttaagaCAAATGGGTCAAACAAGATAGTGCACTGAAATTAAGATAAATGCATCAACCAATATTATGTGACTAACACAACGCTGAGTGTGTTTGGGAGCGTTAGAGATTTTAGAAGGTAGTCATTTACAAAGTAATAAGTGAAGGTTTTTCAGTGGGTTTTTTTGGCCTTTTTTGGAGCCAAAATTCGGCCCACTTCCCTCCTGTTTTTTTTCCTCTACCCAGGTAAAACTTTTCGTTTTAGGGAAACTTTTGTATTGGGCGCCTTaagcaaatttaaacaaaaatatctaactaatatgtacatttatgataagcatttttatttccttttccatatccagaATACCCTTTTCTGATCCCTCCTGATTTTTTTCCTCTACCCAGGTAAAAATTTCCGTTTTAGGGAAACTTTTGTAGTGTGCGCCTTAAACAAATTTAAGCAGAATATCTTACTGATATGAACATTTATGATAAGCATTTTTATTTCCGTTTCCGTATCCAGAAAACCATTTTCTGATCCCTCCTGATTTTTTACCTCTACCCAGGTAAAAAAAATCCCGTTTTAGGAAAACCTTTGTATATTTAGCGCCTTTGTACAAACTGATTCTTATTTCACACGcaactaaatgttttgataaacagaTAACATAACTATTTCAGGAACATTCTGTTTCTCAAAACGATTCTGTTCGAGACTTCAGCCGGTTTAATTGTGCTTATATTGCAGAACAAGTACTGAATCATAAACTCGACTAATTTATGACGTAATGTCCGGATTGGTGATTCCGGGAATTGGCCTGTCAAAACTGAGGGCAGTGTATTCgcttaaaacaaaaactgattCAAATGAGGCATTCAAGAAAATGAATATCTCGATGGAAAGATTTTCCGGTGTCCTTTTCCACGTCTAATTCGATGTATGAATGTTCGTGAGTGTTCGTCTGTTAACTTATGCGTGTTTACCAACCGAACGCAACCTGATACACGACGATCGATCATAAAAtcgtctatatatatataccaccggtataaaactaattaaacaaaatgagacATAAGCAATTTGTTCTTACGAATGgtgaacttaaaattaattcaatactattttaaacaaaCGACGATCTGCATAtctttgatcatttttttttctcagttaAGTCGTCTATAATTGattgtaattttaattgaatCGAATTACTCGCAGATAttctaaaatgaatatttgattaGCTCATTGCAAAACTGTCTTGTctggttatattttttttatgaaatattaccAAGTTAATGAGTTTGTAGACAACGGACATTTTACTCGTGAATATTCTAGACGGAATACTCCATTAACACATTGCAAAACTGCTGTGTCTGACTTCACTGAAGACgatagtgaatatgggccctgaACAGTTCAAATACGGTGTTCTTCGTTTGTCTCCTCCTTATATATACTCCTTTATTTCCAATTTTCAGTGATTATACATATAAAGTTATTGACATGTTCAATGCaaagaataatgaaatataaatatgtgaaaaaacaaaatagaatgGTGTGTGATAAAACGGTATAATGGTatttgtcatagccttggtctTGTCTGGCAAAACGTCAACATTGgctttaacacaaaaatagtTATTCAGATATACACAGGTTACTTGTGACTGTTATTCAGATAAACACAGGTTACTTGTGACTGTTATTCAGATATACACAGGTTACTTGTGACTGTTATTCAGATATACACAGGTTACTTGTGACTGTTATTCAGATATACACAGGTTACTTGTGACTCTTATTCAGATATACACAGGTTACTTGTGACTCTTATTCAGATATACACAGGTTACTTGTGACTGTTATTCAGATATACACAGGTTACTTGTGACTGTTATTCAGATATACACAGGTTACTTGTGACTGTTATTCAGATATACACAGGTTACTTGTGACTGTTATTCAGATAGACACAGGCTACTTGTGACTGTTATTCAGATATACACAGGTTACTTGTGACTGTTATTCGAATGTTTAGTAAGgaccatattttttttcctattGTTGTGGGGTTACGCCctttaattgattattttcaCCATAGTACGTAGTACACTTTTGGCCAAAGTATTCAAATGAAGCATTGTAAttatgttaccagtgacaatacccATGTGAGTACGAGTTGTGACCTGTATGAATTAATATAACGAGCAAGTGAAACTCGTTGAAAATATGTACACCTCCGGGTGCATAACCGCAAGAACCCGTCAAAGGCAGTGCCTCATTTCATACCACCTACATCGCTACAAGTCGTTTCACGAAATAGTTCTGATCATCGAAACATGGTTAATACAAACATTGAGAACAAAGCATTAGAAGAACAAGGTAAAGAAAAACTGCAACAGGTTTCAAAAAAGGGGTGTttaaatgtgtatgtgtgttttaaagCTATATAAATCCGGACAAAATCGATTTATTCTAACGTTTGAATAAACACGGTCAATGCTGCTGCGGTGAAAACAAATTTGTTCCGATAATCGATTcattataatgtgtttttttatgaggGTATGGTTTATTTttgatgtttgtatgtgtgtaagtgctgttagtttgttttttggtgtttgtaattgtgtgtgtaatgcaaatatgtttgtgtctgtagttcattgtcgtttgggccttTACACAAGttgttctttttcattttcgACAACTGGGCATGTCTCAGTATTATTATtcgttgttttatttgaaaacacgATCAATGCTACTGCCAAGTAAACAAATTTGTTCCGACTTACGTGCAAATGACAGAGAAAAGAAATAACTACAAACAAGAAATGCATACATCACCCTCGTAGCTCGAAAGCtttaatcaacaaaatacattgCCAATGTGATAAAACACGCGTGACCTAATGTTAAACCTTTAACGGTAAATGATGTCTTAAGGAGACAACAAGAATTTCCtcgagaaaaaaaaaaatcaatagacTCCCTCGTAAAAAAATACAACGACTCTCCGGGAACATACATATATGCGTCATCAATATTGCATTGTAAGTCAAACCCTACAATGCTAGTCATGTCTAACCACGTAAGTCCAATCATACACTGTTTGTCCAATCTTAATGGATTAGTACGATAATGATTAGTGGAGTCAAATTTTGTAGTTTTGAGTCAATACTACCGTTTCATACTGTTGATGAATGGTGtccaatatataaaaatatttgaatacaagtgaaaaattctaaatatCTACTAAATAATACGAAATGTGATTAAAAGTGACAATAGACAATTATgattataagtttaaataacGTAACCACTTTTGTCTTCTATAGGTTTGGGCTTCCGCCCACGGAGCAGGAGACTGAAGGTCTGAGCCCCACACGGTTCGAGTTCTTGTATAGCCGATTGCTAAATCTTCAATTAGTTTAATAAATACGTATTAATTGCCCTCCTGCCCGACGACCATATACACGGATGTCTCCAGAACTGCTCAGGAAACAAGAAAACGTGAAATGAATAACTCAACGTATTACATATGACtatttattgtcataattatgtcGAAAACAGATGAGGAAATAactaaataatgttataaatagcAAGGAAGTTAACTATCACGTATTATCATGCCGTGAACTGTTCAtttttagttaacattttattgaacTTTTGAAATGTATGTATGGATCAGTTCATCCTTATTCgcatataacaaataaaacactatTCAACATAAAACGGAAGTACAAAATCAGCAAGCTATCAACGCGAACACTCAAGATCGACGACAGTTCCCTGTTTGACACAAGCCGCTATGCGGTCCCATCCTCTTGTGTATCCTGCTGAAAAgacaaaacacaaataaattaatcTAACATTGCAATCAGTACTTTGCCTGAACCGATCTGCAATAATTCGACAATTTCTGTAGAAACAATTTGAATGAATGACTACATCAAGAGATAACGCGCCAAAGTCGTATGCGCCGTTAACCAGTTAAGAACATTATGATGCATTCTATTTGGAGACTTATCCTAGACTTTTCTTTAAGTTGCTTTAactgataaataaatatgtgaatgTTGGATGCCTGGTGCGAACTGAATATAAAacttagacaaaaaataatatatatacacaaatcaAAATGTGCTGACCTTGAAATTTTACAAAGTACTTCTCaatatatttcagttgaaagaaagaagagaaaaaatcacattaaaaacaatacgTAACATatagtttgaaatgttttaacgTACTAGTATAAATCATTTATCAACATGCAATTCTCTTTGAAATCACACCATACCATTTAACCATACCTTAATTTCCAGATTGTATGGGTAATATTTCTCCACCATACCTTATTTACCAGATTGAATCGGCAATATAACTCCACCATACCATAATTTCCAGATTGGATGGGTAATATAACTCCACCATACCTTAATTTCAAGATTGGATGGGTAATATTTATCAACCATATCTTTCTTACCAGATTAGATCGGCAATATAACTCCACCATACCCTTATTATCAGATTGGCTGGGcaatttaacacaaacataccttTAATTCCACCACACAGTCAGTGCCAGGGTAAGGCGGCAGATTCAGCTCGTATTTTTGTTCCAACGTACGAGGGACAAATCTTCCGCCAAGGTAGTGGTGCTTTCCTTTGAACAGGCGAGCACATTGTTTAGGAGCAGTTAGTGAGATAAGCAGTTCGGGTTGAAGACCATTAGGATCGCCTTTTTCAACGTCCCATCCTAAAACATTAAGGAACAAGTAGCGAGATCAGAAACACCTATTACCAGTCGTTTGGGTGTCGAAGCTGAAAAAAATGGGAGCACCTTTCGTGATCAGTAGAGCAAGGGCCGTTTTCACTAATGTATTGAATCTCAAAATGTAAATTCTTCATCTTATTCCACAATTGTTATAAGAAGAACAAAGCATTTACAACTGGTATCAAACTTTGCAAAACAAACATGccaaacatgttttgaaacataatgacaataaacattaacaagattgcatatacttttataaagCGTTTTTCTAAGCAATGGGTATCAAAATCAGAATAGGTTAGTGgacttgatttttttacacaaaCTTAACTGTAATGTAGCAGTTACGGATATGAGTAGACCAGAACAGAGATCTTTTGGGTTGCTTGTGTCTTTGTTTCGACGTTAAGATTTATGTTTCAGGCTCTCCAGCAATACATCTGAATAAACTAGGAGAAAACTAGGAATTTTTCGAGCAGAAAACCAGGAAAAAACTAGGAATACTGAGACAAAAACTAGGTGACATTATCAGATAAAGTATTACCTTACTTCTGTTTAACTGTCCAATTACCTTACATATAAGTGTTAAGCTGACTGTAAATTTGTTTCTGTTTGGCGTCACTTCAGCATAGTCTAACCTTAAATCACTATGGGTGAAGGCCGAACTATGTATCAGTGACACGAAACCATTACTGCAAGTAGCATAGGCAAGTCAGCTGAACATCTTTACATTGTTTTCTGCaagaaaatcttcaaaacacaatgaaaaaacaaaatttgaactTTCAGTCTGGACTTCATGCTGCAAATGAAAAACTAGGAATACTgggatcatttaaaaaaaaactaggaaAAACTAATTAGCACTTTAAAAACAAGGAAACACTAGGAAAACTAGGGAAAGAAGGAACGGCTGGAGAGCCTGCTATTTATTTTTCAGCCCGAAATACAGATTATCGACGTTAACGAAAAAGAAAAAcgcattaacatttattaacaaCTATCCAAACAAAGAATGTTTACTTAACTGCGTACAAATAGTTCATGTTATTTGAAGGAATAAGGGAAGTGTGACGCCCTGACGTAACAAATTGACTTCtgcatttattttgacttaCCATTACAAATTGAATGATATCGTTCAGAACGTCTAGTTAATACCAAACATGTTGACAGTTACGACTCATAAACACATTCAAATATTCATCATGTAAAGGCCAAGGGCCAATAgtgatgaataaatagtaaatgaaGTTATCATACGCGTACCATACCCATTACACGTACATATGCCTTTcctgtttaaatatttggcCTACCTGAGGGAACATCAATGCTGCAAATGGGCGCCTCAATCTTTTTCAGCGTCTCCATGACTGGTTCAAATTCCGGTCTTACGGGGGCTGGAAATACATggacatttaattaaaattcatcatatcattttcatttgacCTACATCGTCGTTAAAAGGCATATTTTCGGTAATACTAGATCAAACGTTACCGTTTTGTAAGGGATGATAGTAacgaataattttgaaaagccTTTGGGGAACTTGCACAAGTAAACTAAGACCTGGACatctaaacaaacaaacaacatattgTTCACGCaacatattacatgtatgttttaacattataggAAAACGTAGGCGGGATTGAAAGGTGTCAAAACATATGCgttgtattaaatgaaaagaaaattgtttgtttccaagAATATGTTTTCTTATTGCAAAAAACCTTACCTTTACAACTGAATCCTTTCAAGTCATCAGAAAGGAAGGGGTTCGTGTCTAATATAAGGGGAGCATACCTTTGAAACTAAATCCAAACAAGGCATCGACTACGAAGTTGTACGAGTCGGTTATAAGGTGAGCTTCTGATGGGAAGAAAGATAAAACAGGCATGTCCATCCCTTCACATTGCTGGTACAATGCGTCGAACAGGGGTTTTGATGGCCGCTTTGGGTAGAAGATGGTGGGTTTGTAGCCCTACAATTTACAGGAGAAAGGCTGGTTCTAGAAATGTTTTTTCTTGATATGCGTATATGATTAAaaggatttttttcttcatcagGCAACACATTGACAAATACTTCCCTTGTTTCCCGAtcgaaatatttcatcaataactCAAAGGAGTCAATATCTATATATTGTAAGTCTGGCGTATTAATCAGTTGTTTGTAATTGGTTCGTGCCTCGTTAGTCATGTTGTTCAGAAAATGCCAtcttgtttaataatattataatccGTTAAGGCTACTTGGTTATATAAAATGGTGACTGACCTGAGTTTCCTATATTTTTTCCATACAAATATAGGCTTGAATTTCGGCTAAACCTGTTTACCGTATGTTTCCAAATGTCATATTTGTATGCATCGGTATTGATGAAACATATCAGCGGAGAAAAAATCTTATGCACGAAAACATCATAAGCAAAAAATAGACTCATTGGCCATTGTCTTATGCTAAAAGAGAAAAGGAGCGTTCAATATGACAGAGCAGAACTtacaaacatgtttagtttcatAGCATAGCATAAAGTAACGTAATAAAAAGGTGAATATGTGTAGCACTAAGTAtacttacaaacattttaagatgtCTCGCACACACCAAACCATCCCCTCCATTATTTCCCGGACCACAACAAACCAACACCGCATGGTTGTCTTTCGTCATCTCTTCTATGGGATAGCACTGTAAAAACGTTCGATCCAacattatttaaggaatgaatttcgGGACTGAAGTCATTTTCGGGGTATGAGCTTATTTTGGCTGATTAAAGTGTGTTGAGTCCGACggaccagcccaactgcgttcttATCGCCGATAATGGCATCAAttcgcaattcattacttatatctacaccaatagttcattatttcattcaaaaaaatgtttttaaaaatactttgaataatttaagaaaacaatacagTTAGTCTTCATCAACCACTCTGTATATAGATCGACCCGatcgtaaccggaaacagttaatcaaatgacgtcacaataacgcgggagaATCAATAACTTCTTATTaatttaaaacgtaaaattgaaacactaatgaaaacaatacatttaacatatcattaatttactctttgtaacatgttgatttaagtttttttaaggTCCTGCTGACACAATTCAACAATCACAAGatacacatttttcaatttacatgtatattgttatgcgatgattcgTGATTCGaaaatgttgcgttcatcggaaaatattcgcaattgccgaaaggcagttcatttaaggaatggaagttgaagTGTGGATATTGTCAGTTAAAATGAGTTTCTAGCAAGGTTTTGCTTGTGAACAATGAAAATTGCATGTTTTGGAAGATGTAATAATGTTTGAACAAAGTAAGCCAAAGGAAATGAATGCAAAAGGCTTCGCGTTTATTTGTGCCATTGTTTCGTTGTTTCTCTCACGCACCTTACCAATGTATAACCTTTGCTATCGCATTGGCGCAGCTATAAACGGCCTCATTCATGAGACCATGTCTCTAATCCAATAAACGGATCATCAATAGAAACAGATAACGTACCTTAGCTATTGCCACGGCACAGCTATAACCGGCAAGTTCCATAAGCTGGTCAACACTAAAGGCATATTCCGTAAACAGCTCTTGGTCAATATTCTGAGCTTCCGtctgactgaaaacaaaacaaagtaaattTCAACTGATTGGCTAATTCTACAGCATGGCTATTTACAACTCGTTTTTTTCGAGCAGCAAGTCTGTTTTCATGACATGTCCGACAGATGACATCCGACTTGTTACCGAAACTGTCCGATATATTAAGGCctaaatcatgtttaatagcACGACTACGCGTGCTTTTTCCGCTATGCTTTAACTCTTTCAACCACCACAAATATAGTTGGAAAAATTGGCTTTGGCTTGTAAGCTTAATTGTAAAAATCTAGTCATCAACGCCCTTCGTTGTATTCGTCCATTTCGTTTTATACTGTTCTATTTTCCAGGTTTGCATGTGTTTACATGTGTTTCTTTCATACCTCTGACTGATTTATCTAAATTATCACGTAACATGCGTGAGCTATTCTCCAGATGCTAAAAGAAGGGTATGATAACAATGAATAGCTAAAAGATTGGTATTGATAAAGGCAAAGGTTAATGGAGGAGTCACGGATGTGATGAAATCCAATTAGTCATATCATTTtgagaaaacattattaaattcaCGTCTTAACACATGTCGTAAGCTACTTAATTCTAGATTCTAATTCTAATTTTCATACTGCTCTTTTTTTCTTATCTAAAGCACAATTACTTTAGATCTATAGCAAGTAACAATTCAGAAAAGCAACCAGACTCAAGTTTAGTTAGAAAGATGCAACGGTTAATGGCAATATAAACACGGAAAGTTAAATCCATTAATGGTAAAATCAAAGAGTTTAGCTTCAATCTATTTCTTGAACATTATCTGCAAATTCCAAAAAGTTAAATACATTGATCCCTTATAAATAGTTTATGATTCGCttagaatgtttgtttttttatttgatgtgaTGTCATAAATTGAtgacacaaacaatttatataaatttctgCTGAAAAAAAGTCAAATACTTTGCACATAAGATATTAAAAATAGTTCCAAGTAAAACGCATGACTTTTAAGGAAACAGATTTTACTACCATTTACTGAGAACAGATTTAACAAATTAAGTGTTAATTGAAGTGTTGtaattatatgaaattattaaagtataaaaacttaaaa
Coding sequences:
- the LOC128222587 gene encoding NAD(P)H-hydrate epimerase-like — protein: MDRINVSRLSFRRKVSHKKDKHRHELSDNSSEDIPRIKYISQTEAQNIDQELFTEYAFSVDQLMELAGYSCAVAIAKCYPIEEMTKDNHAVLVCCGPGNNGGDGLVCARHLKMFGYKPTIFYPKRPSKPLFDALYQQCEGMDMPVLSFFPSEAHLITDSYNFVVDALFGFSFKAPVRPEFEPVMETLKKIEAPICSIDVPSGWDVEKGDPNGLQPELLISLTAPKQCARLFKGKHHYLGGRFVPRTLEQKYELNLPPYPGTDCVVELKQDTQEDGTA